A single Pseudobacteroides sp. DNA region contains:
- a CDS encoding DUF4372 domain-containing protein, which produces MVDCTTVFETLTGLLPKNILEKAIEETNAEHGTKKFTVLRQLNTMMYAHLTEKVSLRDIQ; this is translated from the coding sequence ATGGTTGATTGTACTACAGTTTTTGAAACTTTAACAGGCCTTTTACCCAAGAACATTTTGGAAAAAGCCATTGAGGAAACCAATGCAGAACACGGAACAAAGAAATTTACTGTTCTTCGGCAACTTAATACGATGATGTATGCACACTTGACAGAGAAAGTAAGTCTTAGAGATATTCAAG
- the bla gene encoding subclass B1 metallo-beta-lactamase: MKKICLFLVTLVFLSLYLMGCSNKSEDVKVKESFLKSGSDDSNYVELTKINDYIWVHTTYANYNGSRTPSNGVIAVSSKGLVLVDTPWNNPQTKELIKFSKSVFKKDIVLAIITHAHEDRIGGIDTLIENKVDVRSTSLTVKEAEKNGFKKPVPELDSEPKITFGNINIEVFYPGEGHTVDNITVWFQQYKVLFGGCLIKSLDASDIGNIADVNVKRWPDSVKKVLEKYADAEVVIPGHGKWGSLDLLNHTLELVSK; this comes from the coding sequence ATGAAAAAGATTTGTTTGTTTTTGGTCACATTAGTTTTCTTATCTCTTTATTTGATGGGGTGTTCTAACAAGTCTGAAGATGTTAAGGTCAAAGAGAGTTTTTTGAAAAGTGGTTCAGATGATTCGAATTATGTGGAATTAACAAAGATAAATGATTATATTTGGGTACATACTACATATGCAAACTATAATGGCAGTAGGACACCATCCAATGGTGTTATTGCTGTTTCTTCGAAAGGATTAGTCTTAGTTGATACTCCGTGGAATAATCCTCAGACAAAAGAACTTATAAAGTTTTCAAAAAGTGTATTTAAGAAAGATATCGTTCTTGCAATTATAACTCATGCACATGAAGATAGGATAGGTGGAATTGATACCTTGATTGAGAATAAAGTAGATGTAAGAAGTACAAGTCTGACAGTTAAAGAAGCTGAAAAGAATGGTTTTAAGAAACCAGTGCCAGAACTTGATTCTGAACCCAAAATTACTTTTGGAAATATTAATATAGAGGTATTTTATCCAGGAGAAGGTCATACTGTAGACAATATAACTGTATGGTTTCAGCAGTATAAAGTGCTATTTGGTGGATGTTTGATTAAATCTTTAGATGCAAGTGATATTGGAAATATAGCAGACGTAAACGTTAAAAGGTGGCCAGATTCGGTGAAGAAAGTTTTGGAAAAGTATGCAGATGCTGAAGTAGTTATACCTGGACATGGAAAGTGGGGGAGTTTGGATTTGTTAAATCATACATTGGAGCTAGTCAGTAAGTAA
- a CDS encoding DUF6608 family protein encodes MKVTNLQSKVRVLYLKILKNKVITVCILFSVFTLLDTISILLGLWPAKEGLGPYVHLLGRFVLHSILVVGLYIFDILKKWLKSKIAIYFITFIITWGFLLSYIWCNSLFIELHPDAYIDMSISYTFMYTLLGIVILIFERIKRKK; translated from the coding sequence ATGAAAGTTACAAATTTACAAAGTAAAGTTAGGGTACTATACTTAAAGATTTTAAAGAATAAGGTTATAACAGTGTGCATTCTATTTTCTGTTTTTACATTGTTGGATACCATATCAATCCTTTTAGGTTTATGGCCTGCAAAGGAGGGATTGGGACCGTATGTTCACTTGTTAGGTAGATTTGTTTTGCATTCAATACTTGTCGTCGGATTATACATATTTGATATTTTAAAAAAATGGCTAAAGTCAAAAATAGCAATATATTTTATAACATTTATTATAACGTGGGGATTTCTTTTGTCTTATATTTGGTGTAATAGTCTTTTTATAGAATTACATCCAGATGCATATATAGATATGTCTATTAGTTATACATTTATGTATACTCTTTTAGGAATAGTAATTTTAATTTTTGAAAGGATTAAAAGAAAAAAATAA